In Carya illinoinensis cultivar Pawnee chromosome 7, C.illinoinensisPawnee_v1, whole genome shotgun sequence, the following are encoded in one genomic region:
- the LOC122315225 gene encoding L10-interacting MYB domain-containing protein has protein sequence MGIRARNASDRLRTIWTPEMDRYFIDLMLEQVGKGNRFDDHLFSKRAWKHMTLLFNARFKFQYEKDVLKNRHKTLRNLYKAAKNLLDQRGFSWDEKRRMVTADNSIWDDYIKVHPDARSFRIKSIPYYSDLCTIYGNATSEQKGNSVPELTLPTCENGTNSATQPTDASEVAAVALPEILIDEDYGISISEKVDDDPLPLPNISETTIGSRSRTYWQPPMDRYFIDLMLDQVQKGNRVDGVFSKQAWMEMIAFFNTKFGFDYGMDILKNRYKTLRRQYNVIKNLLDLDGFAWDDTRQMVIADDYVWQDYIKAHTDARQFMTRPVPYYKDLCVICDPNADERDCFLGLELQNEVDQVKIGRVPNTSQSPATSFSSEDQVGDEQESTHTDQKNKRQLENWLDSGQFKKSCHRDESMVSALREMASAVSSLSDKKKDDENSNSIPIENVIEAVQALPDMDEDFILDACDFLEDEKKAKTFLALDVKLRKKWLVRKLRPQPQE, from the exons ATGGGTATCCGAGCTCGAAATGCTAGTGATCGCTTGAGGACAATTTGGACACCTGAAATGGATCGGTATTTCATTGACCTCATGTTAGAGCAGGTTGGCAAAGGAAATAGatttgatgatcatttattcaGCAAAAGAGCATGGAAGCATATGACCTTATTGTTCAATGCAAGATTTAAATTTCAGTATGAAAAAGATGTTCTGAAAAACCGTCACAAAACACTAAGGAATCTGTACAAGGCTGCAAAGAATCTCCTTGACCAGAGGGGTTTTAGTTGGGATGAAAAGCGTCGAATGGTGACAGCTGATAACAGTATCTGGGACGATTATATCAAG GTACACCCAGATGCTCGTTCATTCAGAATCAAAAGCATTCCATATTACAGTGATTTATGCACGATATACGGAAATGCAACCTCTGAACAAAAAG GTAACAGTGTGCCAGAATTAACATTACCCACCTGTGAGAATGGAACAAACTCAGCCACACAGCCAACAGATGCTAGCGAAGTAGCTGCAGTGGCTCTTCCTGAAATTCTGATTGATGAAGATTATGGAATCTCTATATCAGAAAAAGTAGATGATGATCCACTACCTTTGCCAAATATAAGTGAAACCACGATAGGTAGCCGGTCCAGGACTTACTGGCAGCCACCGATGGACCGTTATTTTATTGACCTTATGCTAGATCAAGTGCAGAAAGGAAACCGGGTTGATGGTGTATTCAGCAAACAAGCATGGATGGAGATGAttgcattttttaatactaaattTGGCTTTGACTATGGCATGGATATTCTAAAGAATCGCTATAAAACTTTGCGAAGGCAATATAACGTCATTAAAAACCTTCTTGACTTGGATGGTTTTGCATGGGATGATACACGGCAAATGGTGATTGCCGATGACTATGTCTGGCAAGATTATATCAAG GCACATACCGATGCACGACAATTCATGACTCGACCAGTGCCATACTATAAAGATTTGTGTGTGATATGTGATCCTAATGCCGACGAAAGAGACTGCTTTCTAGGTTTAGAGCTGCAAAATGAAGTTGACCAAGTCAAGATAGGAAGAGTGCCAAATACTTCTCAATCTCCAGCCACATCTTTTTCCAGCGAAGACCAAGTTGGTGATGAGCAGGAATCCACACATACAGACCAGAAGAACAAGCGTCAATTGGAAAACTGGTTAGATTCTGGTCAATTTAAAAAGTCGTGCCACAGAGATGAGAGCATGGTTAGTGCTCTTCGTGAAATGGCTAGTGCGGTTTCTTCTCTATCAGATAAGAAGAAAGATGATGAGAACTCTAACTCCATCCCGATAGAGAATGTGATTGAAGCAGTTCAAGCGTTACCAGACATGGATGAAGATTTTATATTGGATGCCTGTGATTTCCTGGAGGATGAAAAGAAGGCAAAAACTTTTCTAGCATTGGATGTTAAATTacgaaaaaaatggttagtgaGGAAACTTCGCCCTCAGCCACAGGAGTAG
- the LOC122315228 gene encoding protein DEHYDRATION-INDUCED 19 homolog 4-like isoform X2 has translation MEDDDWSFGFSTPSRAYRSTNLCIDWEEVEADDDLKAEYPCPFCPEDFDLVGLCCHIDEEHPIEADYGVCPVCATKVGMNMVGHITTQHGNFFKNWHKLKLCKGESYSTFSSSRKEFQNGHFQSLLAGSSPAVSTSKMAPDSLLSFLYNGPAAVKSESVQPDSSTEVSMEDENPDESRLVRNFQVPLSDKEKEEKARRCEFVQGLFLSTIFDDSL, from the exons ATGGAGGATGATGATTGGAGCTTTGGTTTTTCTACTCCTTCAAGGGCCTACCGATCAACTA ATCTTTGTATAGATTGGGAGGAGGTTGAAGCGGACGATGATTTAAAAGCAGAATATCCGTGCCCATTTTGTccggaggattttgatttggtTGGGTTGTGCTGCCATATTGACGAGGAGCATCCTATAGAAGCAGATTATGGG GTATGTCCTGTTTGTGCTACAAAAGTGGGTATGAATATGGTTGGGCACATAACGACACAGCATGGGAACTTTTTTAAG AATTGGCACAAGTTGAAACTCTGTAAAGGTGAgtcttattcaactttttcttcttcaagaaaGGAATTTCAGAATGGACATTTCCAATCTCTTCTTGCTGGGTCATCCCCTGCGGTTTCTACCTCTAAGATGGCACCTGATTCACTGCTGTCATTTCTTTATAATGGGCCTGCTGCTGTCAAGTCTGAAAGTGTGCAGCCTGATTCTTCAACTGAAGTAAGCATGGAAGATGAAAATCCTGATGAGTCAAGGTTAGTAAG AAATTTTCAAGTTCCTTTATCtgacaaagaaaaagaggaaaaagcaAGGAGATGCGAGTTTGTACAGGGCCTGTTCTTGTCCACCATCTTTGATGACAGCTTATGA
- the LOC122315228 gene encoding protein DEHYDRATION-INDUCED 19 homolog 4-like isoform X1 — translation MEDDDWSFGFSTPSRAYRSTTDLCIDWEEVEADDDLKAEYPCPFCPEDFDLVGLCCHIDEEHPIEADYGVCPVCATKVGMNMVGHITTQHGNFFKNWHKLKLCKGESYSTFSSSRKEFQNGHFQSLLAGSSPAVSTSKMAPDSLLSFLYNGPAAVKSESVQPDSSTEVSMEDENPDESRLVRNFQVPLSDKEKEEKARRCEFVQGLFLSTIFDDSL, via the exons ATGGAGGATGATGATTGGAGCTTTGGTTTTTCTACTCCTTCAAGGGCCTACCGATCAACTA CAGATCTTTGTATAGATTGGGAGGAGGTTGAAGCGGACGATGATTTAAAAGCAGAATATCCGTGCCCATTTTGTccggaggattttgatttggtTGGGTTGTGCTGCCATATTGACGAGGAGCATCCTATAGAAGCAGATTATGGG GTATGTCCTGTTTGTGCTACAAAAGTGGGTATGAATATGGTTGGGCACATAACGACACAGCATGGGAACTTTTTTAAG AATTGGCACAAGTTGAAACTCTGTAAAGGTGAgtcttattcaactttttcttcttcaagaaaGGAATTTCAGAATGGACATTTCCAATCTCTTCTTGCTGGGTCATCCCCTGCGGTTTCTACCTCTAAGATGGCACCTGATTCACTGCTGTCATTTCTTTATAATGGGCCTGCTGCTGTCAAGTCTGAAAGTGTGCAGCCTGATTCTTCAACTGAAGTAAGCATGGAAGATGAAAATCCTGATGAGTCAAGGTTAGTAAG AAATTTTCAAGTTCCTTTATCtgacaaagaaaaagaggaaaaagcaAGGAGATGCGAGTTTGTACAGGGCCTGTTCTTGTCCACCATCTTTGATGACAGCTTATGA
- the LOC122315228 gene encoding protein DEHYDRATION-INDUCED 19 homolog 4-like isoform X3 translates to MEDDDWSFGFSTPSRAYRSTTDLCIDWEEVEADDDLKAEYPCPFCPEDFDLVGLCCHIDEEHPIEADYGVCPVCATKVGMNMVGHITTQHGNFFKNWHKLKLCKGESYSTFSSSRKEFQNGHFQSLLAGSSPAVSTSKMAPDSLLSFLYNGPAAVKSESVQPDSSTEVSMEDENPDESRNFQVPLSDKEKEEKARRCEFVQGLFLSTIFDDSL, encoded by the exons ATGGAGGATGATGATTGGAGCTTTGGTTTTTCTACTCCTTCAAGGGCCTACCGATCAACTA CAGATCTTTGTATAGATTGGGAGGAGGTTGAAGCGGACGATGATTTAAAAGCAGAATATCCGTGCCCATTTTGTccggaggattttgatttggtTGGGTTGTGCTGCCATATTGACGAGGAGCATCCTATAGAAGCAGATTATGGG GTATGTCCTGTTTGTGCTACAAAAGTGGGTATGAATATGGTTGGGCACATAACGACACAGCATGGGAACTTTTTTAAG AATTGGCACAAGTTGAAACTCTGTAAAGGTGAgtcttattcaactttttcttcttcaagaaaGGAATTTCAGAATGGACATTTCCAATCTCTTCTTGCTGGGTCATCCCCTGCGGTTTCTACCTCTAAGATGGCACCTGATTCACTGCTGTCATTTCTTTATAATGGGCCTGCTGCTGTCAAGTCTGAAAGTGTGCAGCCTGATTCTTCAACTGAAGTAAGCATGGAAGATGAAAATCCTGATGAGTCAAG AAATTTTCAAGTTCCTTTATCtgacaaagaaaaagaggaaaaagcaAGGAGATGCGAGTTTGTACAGGGCCTGTTCTTGTCCACCATCTTTGATGACAGCTTATGA
- the LOC122315227 gene encoding syntaxin-41-like isoform X1 has product MATRNRTVIYRKHRDAVKSVRAPLSSSASGSGGPVIEMASLLNSNRSSYAPLSTEDPGPSSRDAFTVGLPPAWVDDSEEVAANIQRARVKMAELTKAHAKALMPSFGDGKEDQRLIEALTLEITDILRRSGKRLQKLSSSGSAEDSNVRKNVQRSLATDLQNLSMDLRRKQSTYLKRLQKQKEGPEGVDLEMNFSGNKSRLEDDEFDDMSLNEHQMHKLKKSEQFTVEREREINQVMQSVNELAQIMKDLSVLVIDQGTIVDRIDYNIQTVAVSVEEGLKQLQKAERTQKKGGMVRCATVLVIMCFVLLVLLILKEILL; this is encoded by the exons ATGGCGACGAGGAATCGTACCGTGATTTACAGAAAGCACAGAGACGCCGTGAAGAGCGTGCGAGCTCCGTTGTCTTCTTCGGCGTCCGGTTCGGGCGGTCCAGTTATCGAAATGGCTTCCCTTCTTAATTCTAATCGGTCTTCTTACGCTCCTCTTAGTACTGAAGATCCCGGTCCTTCAAG TAGGGATGCATTTACTGTGGGTCTACCGCCAGCTTGGGTGGATGATTCTGAAGAAGTGGCTGCAAATATACAACGTGCCCGGGTCAAAATGGCTGAGTTAACCAAGGCTCATGCCAAGGCTTTAATGCCCTCATTTGGAGATGGAAAAGAAGATCAACGTTTGATTGAGGCTCTTACTCTAGAGATTACAGACATATTGAGGAGGTCTGGAAAGAGATTGCAGAAACTTTCTTCCAGTGGGTCTGCTGAGGACTCAAATGTTAGGAAAAATGTACAG CGTTCTCTTGCAACAGACCTTCAGAACCTTTCCATGGACCTGCGAAGAAAACAGTCAACATATTTGAAACGTTTGCAGAAGCAGAAAGAG GGACCTGAGGGGGTTGATTTGGAAATGAACTTCAGTGGAAATAAATCCAGATTAGAAGACGACGAATTTGATGACATG AGTTTGAATGAGCACCAAATGCATAAGCTGAAAAAGAGTGAGCAATTCACAGtcgaaagagaaagagagatcaaCCAG GTTATGCAATCAGTGAACGAGCTTGCTCAAATCATGAAGGACCTTTCAGTTCTTGTGATAGATCAG GGCACAATTGTTGATCGGATAGACTACAATATTCAGACTGTTGCTGTATCGGTTGAGGAGGGTCTCAAACAGCTCCAGaag GCAGAAAGAACGCAGAAGAAAGGTGGAATGGTGAGATGTGCAACGGTGCTTGTTATCATGTGCTTTGTCTTGCTAGTCCTCCTCATACTCAAGGAAATACTcttgtga
- the LOC122315227 gene encoding syntaxin-41-like isoform X2, with the protein MATRNRTVIYRKHRDAVKSVRAPLSSSASGSGGPVIEMASLLNSNRSSYAPLSTEDPGPSRDAFTVGLPPAWVDDSEEVAANIQRARVKMAELTKAHAKALMPSFGDGKEDQRLIEALTLEITDILRRSGKRLQKLSSSGSAEDSNVRKNVQRSLATDLQNLSMDLRRKQSTYLKRLQKQKEGPEGVDLEMNFSGNKSRLEDDEFDDMSLNEHQMHKLKKSEQFTVEREREINQVMQSVNELAQIMKDLSVLVIDQGTIVDRIDYNIQTVAVSVEEGLKQLQKAERTQKKGGMVRCATVLVIMCFVLLVLLILKEILL; encoded by the exons ATGGCGACGAGGAATCGTACCGTGATTTACAGAAAGCACAGAGACGCCGTGAAGAGCGTGCGAGCTCCGTTGTCTTCTTCGGCGTCCGGTTCGGGCGGTCCAGTTATCGAAATGGCTTCCCTTCTTAATTCTAATCGGTCTTCTTACGCTCCTCTTAGTACTGAAGATCCCGGTCCTTCAAG GGATGCATTTACTGTGGGTCTACCGCCAGCTTGGGTGGATGATTCTGAAGAAGTGGCTGCAAATATACAACGTGCCCGGGTCAAAATGGCTGAGTTAACCAAGGCTCATGCCAAGGCTTTAATGCCCTCATTTGGAGATGGAAAAGAAGATCAACGTTTGATTGAGGCTCTTACTCTAGAGATTACAGACATATTGAGGAGGTCTGGAAAGAGATTGCAGAAACTTTCTTCCAGTGGGTCTGCTGAGGACTCAAATGTTAGGAAAAATGTACAG CGTTCTCTTGCAACAGACCTTCAGAACCTTTCCATGGACCTGCGAAGAAAACAGTCAACATATTTGAAACGTTTGCAGAAGCAGAAAGAG GGACCTGAGGGGGTTGATTTGGAAATGAACTTCAGTGGAAATAAATCCAGATTAGAAGACGACGAATTTGATGACATG AGTTTGAATGAGCACCAAATGCATAAGCTGAAAAAGAGTGAGCAATTCACAGtcgaaagagaaagagagatcaaCCAG GTTATGCAATCAGTGAACGAGCTTGCTCAAATCATGAAGGACCTTTCAGTTCTTGTGATAGATCAG GGCACAATTGTTGATCGGATAGACTACAATATTCAGACTGTTGCTGTATCGGTTGAGGAGGGTCTCAAACAGCTCCAGaag GCAGAAAGAACGCAGAAGAAAGGTGGAATGGTGAGATGTGCAACGGTGCTTGTTATCATGTGCTTTGTCTTGCTAGTCCTCCTCATACTCAAGGAAATACTcttgtga
- the LOC122315505 gene encoding pentatricopeptide repeat-containing protein At2g41080 codes for MAKFFPCHRGFSSLLNTLHDPSKRFFSTNAAKTAYKLSESVSEFKQDYANLCFKGHIKEAFERYKSEIFSDPSLLSNLIQACIPQKSISLGKQLHSMIITSGCYSHKFVSNHLLNMYSKIGDLQTAVTLFEHMYKRNIMSCNILINGYVQSGDLESAQKVFDEMPDRNIATWNAMIAGLTQFEFNEQSLSFFSEMHQLGFLPDEFTLGSVLRSCAGLRGLHAGRQIHAYVVKCGFEFNLVVGSSLAHMYMKSGSLEGGEKVIKLMPIRNVIAWNTLIAGKAQNGYPEEVLDQYNMMKIAGFRPDKITFVSVLSSCSELATLGQGQQIHAEAIKAGACSVVAMISSLISMYSRCGCLEDSLKAFLECEHTDVVLWSSMIAAYGFHGRGDEAIELFEYMEQEEIEANEVTFLSLLYACSHCGLKEKGIEFFDKMVQKYAVEPRLEHYTCMVDLLGRSGCLEEAEAMIRSMPVKADVIIWKTLLSACKIHKKADTAKRIAEEVIRLYPQDSAPYVLLSNIHASAKRWQDVSEVRKAMRDRMVKKEPGISWLEVKNAVHQFCIGDKTHPKSAEIDLYLKELTAEMKLRGYVPDTAAVLHDMDNEEKEYNLAHHSEKLAVAFALINTPAGVPIRVMKNLRVCSDCHVAIKYISEIRNREIIVRDASRFHHFKNGKCSCGDYW; via the coding sequence ATGGCCAAGTTTTTCCCCTGTCATCGCGGTTTCTCTTCCTTACTCAACACCCTACACGACCCGAGTAAACGTTTTTTCTCCACAAACGCCGCCAAAACCGCCTATAAACTTAGCGAATCCGTCTCTGAGTTCAAACAAGATTACGCCAACCTCTGTTTCAAAGGACACATAAAAGAAGCGTTTGAGAGGTACAAATCAGAGATATTTTCAGACCCTTCTCTCTTGTCTAATCTCATCCAAGCATGCATACCCCAAAAGTCAATTTCGTTAGGAAAACAGCTCCATTCTATGATAATTACATCTGGTTGTTACTCGCACAAGTTTGTTTCCAATCACCTCCTTAACATGTACTCCAAGATTGGGGATTTACAAACGGCTGTGACACTGTTTGAGCATATGTACAAGAGAAATATAATGTCTTGTAACATTTTGATTAATGGCTATGTGCAAAGTGGTGATCTGGAGAGTGCCCAGAAGGTGTTTGATGAGATGCCTGATAGAAACATCGCAACATGGAATGCAATGATTGCGGGTCTGACCCAATTCGAGTTTAATGAGCAGAGTTTGAGTTTCTTTTCAGAAATGCATCAGTTGGGGTTTTTGCCTGATGAGTTCACTCTGGGAAGTGTGCTCAGGAGCTGTGCAGGGTTGAGAGGTTTGCATGCAGGGCGGCAGATTCATGCTTATGTGGTGAAATGTGGATTTGAGTTCAATTTGGTTGTTGGGAGCTCTTTGGCTCATATGTATATGAAATCTGGAAGCTTGGAAGGAGGAGAAAAAGTGATTAAGTTGATGCCAATTCGCAATGTGATTGCTTGGAATACGCTTATTGCAGGGAAAGCTCAAAATGGGTATCCCGAGGAAGTGCTGGATCAGTATAACATGATGAAAATTGCAGGTTTTAGACCCGATAAGATCACATTTGTGAGCGTCCTTAGCTCATGCTCAGAACTGGCAACACTTGGACAGGGTCAGCAGATTCATGCTGAAGCAATCAAAGCTGGGGCTTGTTCGGTAGTTGCTATGATTAGTTCGTTAATTAGCATGTATTCAAGATGTGGGTGTCTGGAAGACTCCCTGAAGGCTTTCTTGGAATGTGAACACACGGATGTTGTGTTGTGGAGTTCTATGATTGCTGCTTATGGTTTCCATGGGCGAGGAGATGAAGCCATTGAGCTGTTTGAATACATGGAGCAGGAAGAGATAGAGGCAAATGAGGTTACTTTCTTGAGCTTGCTTTATGCTTGTAGCCACTGTGGTCTGAAAGAGAAAGGAATTGAGTTCTTTGACAAGATGGTGCAAAAATATGCCGTGGAGCCTAGACTAGAACACTATACATGTATGGTAGACCTACTTGGTCGGTCTGGCTGTTTGGAGGAAGCAGAGGCCATGATTAGATCAATGCCTGTAAAAGCTGATGTAATCATATGGAAAACTTTGCTATCTGCCTGCAAAATCCACAAGAAAGCAGACACGGCAAAAAGGATTGCAGAGGAAGTTATTAGGCTTTATCCTCAAGATTCAGCTCCTTACGTGCTACTCTCAAACATCCATGCTTCTGCTAAAAGGTGGCAAGATGTTTCTGAGGTGAGGAAAGCCATGAGAGATAGGATGGTGAAGAAGGAACCAGGTATAAGTTGGCTGGAAGTGAAGAATGCAGTTCACCAGTTCTGCATTGGCGACAAAACCCATCCGAAATCAGCGGAGATTGATTTGTATTTGAAAGAACTAACAGCAGAGATGAAGTTGCGTGGTTATGTGCCTGATACAGCAGCTGTTTTGCATGACATGGACAATGAGGAGAAAGAATACAACTTGGCGCATCACAGTGAGAAGTTGGCAGTTGCATTTGCTCTAATAAACACTCCCGCAGGTGTGCCAATAAGGGTGATGAAGAACTTGCGTGTATGCAGTGATTGCCATGTTGCAATAAAGTATATATCGGAAATAAGAAACCGAGAAATTATTGTACGAGATGCCAGTAGATTTCACCATTTCAAAAACGGGAAATGTTCTTGTGGAGATTACTGGTAA